The Solanum lycopersicum chromosome 6, SLM_r2.1 genome has a window encoding:
- the LOC104648103 gene encoding VQ motif-containing protein 20, translating to MNHAQFYHHTNSNQAIVNNNNNNNLSSPLKINKASHHIKKSLSNSLPSSSSSSSLYNTVAATTSTTIIPHQQQQQQRQPVIIYTHSPKVIHTHPRDFKALVQKLTGLSPEEVSSSPQSMPMPQYHPKSEPINGEMDHDHDTIIGAESCFGDEQNNYHRNNMTNINTNINEKCDLLMNDDNDSVVTDENNEFNGSSCIGDNNSSASCYVPRNPIFDLPIINDYKDTNNNDFSNYNYNNNMNSLSDSPSFFDTNFTPFDPNPITNSSDYFFSDQQLSNYTDSLFSMPSMRNSFSSSSSESIKELPDF from the coding sequence ATGAACCATGCACAATTCTATCATCATACAAACTCCAATCAAGCCATagtcaacaacaacaataacaataacctATCTTCTCCTTTGAAGATAAACAAAGCCTCTCATCACATCAAAAAAAGTTTATCAAATTCATTACCATCTTCTTCCTCATCGTCTTCATTATACAACACGGTCGCGGCCACTACCTCAACCACCATCATCCCTCAtcaacagcagcagcaacaacgTCAACCGGTTATCATCTACACTCATTCACCAAAAGTCATCCACACGCATCCGCGTGATTTCAAGGCATTAGTACAAAAACTCACTGGTCTTTCTCCTGAAGAGGTCTCTTCGAGTCCTCAATCAATGCCTATGCCTCAATATCATCCAAAATCCGAGCCAATAAACGGGGAAATGGATCATGATCATGATACTATAATCGGTGCTGAAAGCTGTTTTGGAGATgaacaaaataattatcatcGGAATAATATGACAAACATTAATACTAATATTAATGAGAAATGTGATTTATTGatgaatgatgataatgatTCGGTTGTCACggatgaaaataatgaatttaacgGCAGCTCCTGTATAGGAGATAATAATTCATCAGCTTCTTGTTATGTTCCACGTAATCCAATTTTTGATCTACctattattaatgattataaagatactaataataatgattttagtaattataattacaataataatatgaatagtCTTAGTGATTCTCCAAGTTTTTTTGATACTAATTTTACACCTTTTGATCCTAATCCAATTACTAATTCGtctgattattttttctcagATCAGCAATTATCTAACTATACCGATTCTTTATTTTCTATGCCTAGTATGAGAAACTCCTTTTCTTCATCCTCATCAGAAAGTATTAAAGAGCTTCcagatttttga